One stretch of Gambusia affinis linkage group LG05, SWU_Gaff_1.0, whole genome shotgun sequence DNA includes these proteins:
- the LOC122830639 gene encoding glucocorticoid modulatory element-binding protein 1-like isoform X3 — translation MAAAEWVSEPSGKVMVVKTEKQDCRDNNHQRQIILQLNGLNSDSAGSATTVLAIETHQRDCKADETEIEYGYPITCGDSTAVLLFKKFVCPGINVQCVKFNDQLISPKQFVHLAGKATLKDWKRAIRVGGVMLRKMMDSGQIDFYQHESVCSNTCRSTKLDVLMNSTRPPPGALVQPCLSCLALEPVGGQLPAVTGEAGVAVELEESLEEMIGPASEQSNDSTPLGNSTINGHPANIKRDDSLGAVMRLWRGVAESGLMVDVLSGLHDKLVNTLKGVELRSENGSLQETDAHILNSLCEMFGLLDSVKQALDFRCTQNQESKVHQVLDEISEEHRKQSCNQRKSYKTSTLKHLRPHRQSQQKRSVHNLLLNERTNTVIRPLSFTGLSAASHAQVFSHFSAPAGWSHLVGAGRSDGGGQGGNEKKDTSGKNKEMKQKLVLLPGDGPIRCDEARKTKSSHGTQNVK, via the exons ATGGCTGCTGCCGAATGGGTCTCTGAGCCTTCAGGCAAAGTCATGGTGGTTAAAACAGAGAAGCAGGATTGCAGGGACAACAACCATCAGAGACAAATCATCCTGCAGCTAAATGG GCTAAATAGCGACAGTGCTGGTAGTGCCACCACAGTTTTAGCGATAGAGACGCATCAAC GTGACTGTAAAGCTGATGAAACAGAGATAGAGTATGGCTACCCCATTACTTGTGGAGACAGCACAGCAGTGCTGCTGTTTAAGAAGTTTGTCTGTCCTGGGATCAATGTACAATGTGTTAAG TTCAATGACCAGCTCATTAGTCCCAAGCAGTTTGTACACTTGGCAGGAAAAGCCACTCTGAAGGACTGGAAAAGAGCCATCAGAGTGGGAGGAGTAATGCTCAG GAAAATGATGGACTCTGGCCAGATAGATTTCTACCAGCATGAGTCAGTGTGCAGCAACACCTGCCGCAGCACCAAGCTCGATGTGCTGATGAACAGCACCCGGCCTCCTCCAGGGGCCTTGGTGCAACCATGCCTGTCGTGTTTGGCTCTCGAGCCTGTTGGGGGACAGCTGCCTGCAGTGACAG GGGAAGCGGGCGTTGCAGTGGAGTTGGAGGAGTCTTTGGAGGAAATGATTGGACCGGCATCAGAGCAGAGTAATGACTCAACACCACTTGGAAACTCCACAATCAACGGACATCCTGCCAACATAAAGAGAGATGATTCACTTg GTGCAGTGATGAGACTTTGGAGGGGTGTAGCAGAGTCTGGCCTGATGGTGGATGTTCTGTCTGGTCTCCATGATAAACTTGTGAACACTCTTAAAGGTGTCGAGCTTCGCAGCGAGAATGGCAGCCTACAGGAGACGG ATGCTCATATACTGAATTCTCTGTGTGAGATGTTTGGACTTTTGGACTCGGTGAAACAAGCCCTGGACTTTAGGTGCACTCAGAACCAAGAGAGTAAAGTCCATCAAG TGCTGGATGAGATCTCGGAGGAACACAGGAAGCAGAGCTGCAATCAAAGAAAATCTTACAAGACCTCAACCTTGAAACACCTCCGACCTCACCGTCAGAGCCAGCAGAAAAGAAGTGTGCACAACTTGCTGCTGAATGAAAGGACAAACACAGTGATCCGTCCGCTTTCTTTCACTGGTTTATCTGCTGCGTCTCATGCTCAGGTCTTCAGCCATTTCTCTGCCCCCGCTGGCTGGAGTCACCTTGTTGGAGCCGGCAGGTCAGACGGCGGTGGCCAAGGTGGCAACGAGAAAAAAGATACCTCAGGAAAGAACAAAGAGATGAAACAGAAGCTGGTACTTCTTCCTGGAGATGGTCCGATCAGATGTGATGAGGCGAGGAAGACAAAAAGCTCACATGGCACCCAGAACGTTAAGTAG
- the LOC122830639 gene encoding glucocorticoid modulatory element-binding protein 1-like isoform X1 — translation MKNCISKEVAAVEGNTVEESRDYRCRMTLELLPTTRTVFVLMQVPDESHTEALLGGVMAAAEWVSEPSGKVMVVKTEKQDCRDNNHQRQIILQLNGLNSDSAGSATTVLAIETHQRDCKADETEIEYGYPITCGDSTAVLLFKKFVCPGINVQCVKFNDQLISPKQFVHLAGKATLKDWKRAIRVGGVMLRKMMDSGQIDFYQHESVCSNTCRSTKLDVLMNSTRPPPGALVQPCLSCLALEPVGGQLPAVTGEAGVAVELEESLEEMIGPASEQSNDSTPLGNSTINGHPANIKRDDSLGAVMRLWRGVAESGLMVDVLSGLHDKLVNTLKGVELRSENGSLQETDAHILNSLCEMFGLLDSVKQALDFRCTQNQESKVHQVLDEISEEHRKQSCNQRKSYKTSTLKHLRPHRQSQQKRSVHNLLLNERTNTVIRPLSFTGLSAASHAQVFSHFSAPAGWSHLVGAGRSDGGGQGGNEKKDTSGKNKEMKQKLVLLPGDGPIRCDEARKTKSSHGTQNVK, via the exons CCCTGCTGGGAGGTGTGATGGCTGCTGCCGAATGGGTCTCTGAGCCTTCAGGCAAAGTCATGGTGGTTAAAACAGAGAAGCAGGATTGCAGGGACAACAACCATCAGAGACAAATCATCCTGCAGCTAAATGG GCTAAATAGCGACAGTGCTGGTAGTGCCACCACAGTTTTAGCGATAGAGACGCATCAAC GTGACTGTAAAGCTGATGAAACAGAGATAGAGTATGGCTACCCCATTACTTGTGGAGACAGCACAGCAGTGCTGCTGTTTAAGAAGTTTGTCTGTCCTGGGATCAATGTACAATGTGTTAAG TTCAATGACCAGCTCATTAGTCCCAAGCAGTTTGTACACTTGGCAGGAAAAGCCACTCTGAAGGACTGGAAAAGAGCCATCAGAGTGGGAGGAGTAATGCTCAG GAAAATGATGGACTCTGGCCAGATAGATTTCTACCAGCATGAGTCAGTGTGCAGCAACACCTGCCGCAGCACCAAGCTCGATGTGCTGATGAACAGCACCCGGCCTCCTCCAGGGGCCTTGGTGCAACCATGCCTGTCGTGTTTGGCTCTCGAGCCTGTTGGGGGACAGCTGCCTGCAGTGACAG GGGAAGCGGGCGTTGCAGTGGAGTTGGAGGAGTCTTTGGAGGAAATGATTGGACCGGCATCAGAGCAGAGTAATGACTCAACACCACTTGGAAACTCCACAATCAACGGACATCCTGCCAACATAAAGAGAGATGATTCACTTg GTGCAGTGATGAGACTTTGGAGGGGTGTAGCAGAGTCTGGCCTGATGGTGGATGTTCTGTCTGGTCTCCATGATAAACTTGTGAACACTCTTAAAGGTGTCGAGCTTCGCAGCGAGAATGGCAGCCTACAGGAGACGG ATGCTCATATACTGAATTCTCTGTGTGAGATGTTTGGACTTTTGGACTCGGTGAAACAAGCCCTGGACTTTAGGTGCACTCAGAACCAAGAGAGTAAAGTCCATCAAG TGCTGGATGAGATCTCGGAGGAACACAGGAAGCAGAGCTGCAATCAAAGAAAATCTTACAAGACCTCAACCTTGAAACACCTCCGACCTCACCGTCAGAGCCAGCAGAAAAGAAGTGTGCACAACTTGCTGCTGAATGAAAGGACAAACACAGTGATCCGTCCGCTTTCTTTCACTGGTTTATCTGCTGCGTCTCATGCTCAGGTCTTCAGCCATTTCTCTGCCCCCGCTGGCTGGAGTCACCTTGTTGGAGCCGGCAGGTCAGACGGCGGTGGCCAAGGTGGCAACGAGAAAAAAGATACCTCAGGAAAGAACAAAGAGATGAAACAGAAGCTGGTACTTCTTCCTGGAGATGGTCCGATCAGATGTGATGAGGCGAGGAAGACAAAAAGCTCACATGGCACCCAGAACGTTAAGTAG
- the LOC122830639 gene encoding glucocorticoid modulatory element-binding protein 1-like isoform X2 has product MSLELLPTTRTVFVLMQVPDESHTEALLGGVMAAAEWVSEPSGKVMVVKTEKQDCRDNNHQRQIILQLNGLNSDSAGSATTVLAIETHQRDCKADETEIEYGYPITCGDSTAVLLFKKFVCPGINVQCVKFNDQLISPKQFVHLAGKATLKDWKRAIRVGGVMLRKMMDSGQIDFYQHESVCSNTCRSTKLDVLMNSTRPPPGALVQPCLSCLALEPVGGQLPAVTGEAGVAVELEESLEEMIGPASEQSNDSTPLGNSTINGHPANIKRDDSLGAVMRLWRGVAESGLMVDVLSGLHDKLVNTLKGVELRSENGSLQETDAHILNSLCEMFGLLDSVKQALDFRCTQNQESKVHQVLDEISEEHRKQSCNQRKSYKTSTLKHLRPHRQSQQKRSVHNLLLNERTNTVIRPLSFTGLSAASHAQVFSHFSAPAGWSHLVGAGRSDGGGQGGNEKKDTSGKNKEMKQKLVLLPGDGPIRCDEARKTKSSHGTQNVK; this is encoded by the exons CCCTGCTGGGAGGTGTGATGGCTGCTGCCGAATGGGTCTCTGAGCCTTCAGGCAAAGTCATGGTGGTTAAAACAGAGAAGCAGGATTGCAGGGACAACAACCATCAGAGACAAATCATCCTGCAGCTAAATGG GCTAAATAGCGACAGTGCTGGTAGTGCCACCACAGTTTTAGCGATAGAGACGCATCAAC GTGACTGTAAAGCTGATGAAACAGAGATAGAGTATGGCTACCCCATTACTTGTGGAGACAGCACAGCAGTGCTGCTGTTTAAGAAGTTTGTCTGTCCTGGGATCAATGTACAATGTGTTAAG TTCAATGACCAGCTCATTAGTCCCAAGCAGTTTGTACACTTGGCAGGAAAAGCCACTCTGAAGGACTGGAAAAGAGCCATCAGAGTGGGAGGAGTAATGCTCAG GAAAATGATGGACTCTGGCCAGATAGATTTCTACCAGCATGAGTCAGTGTGCAGCAACACCTGCCGCAGCACCAAGCTCGATGTGCTGATGAACAGCACCCGGCCTCCTCCAGGGGCCTTGGTGCAACCATGCCTGTCGTGTTTGGCTCTCGAGCCTGTTGGGGGACAGCTGCCTGCAGTGACAG GGGAAGCGGGCGTTGCAGTGGAGTTGGAGGAGTCTTTGGAGGAAATGATTGGACCGGCATCAGAGCAGAGTAATGACTCAACACCACTTGGAAACTCCACAATCAACGGACATCCTGCCAACATAAAGAGAGATGATTCACTTg GTGCAGTGATGAGACTTTGGAGGGGTGTAGCAGAGTCTGGCCTGATGGTGGATGTTCTGTCTGGTCTCCATGATAAACTTGTGAACACTCTTAAAGGTGTCGAGCTTCGCAGCGAGAATGGCAGCCTACAGGAGACGG ATGCTCATATACTGAATTCTCTGTGTGAGATGTTTGGACTTTTGGACTCGGTGAAACAAGCCCTGGACTTTAGGTGCACTCAGAACCAAGAGAGTAAAGTCCATCAAG TGCTGGATGAGATCTCGGAGGAACACAGGAAGCAGAGCTGCAATCAAAGAAAATCTTACAAGACCTCAACCTTGAAACACCTCCGACCTCACCGTCAGAGCCAGCAGAAAAGAAGTGTGCACAACTTGCTGCTGAATGAAAGGACAAACACAGTGATCCGTCCGCTTTCTTTCACTGGTTTATCTGCTGCGTCTCATGCTCAGGTCTTCAGCCATTTCTCTGCCCCCGCTGGCTGGAGTCACCTTGTTGGAGCCGGCAGGTCAGACGGCGGTGGCCAAGGTGGCAACGAGAAAAAAGATACCTCAGGAAAGAACAAAGAGATGAAACAGAAGCTGGTACTTCTTCCTGGAGATGGTCCGATCAGATGTGATGAGGCGAGGAAGACAAAAAGCTCACATGGCACCCAGAACGTTAAGTAG